A single Bacillus sp. OxB-1 DNA region contains:
- a CDS encoding LLM class flavin-dependent oxidoreductase — MISTTSKKYKGIPLSILDLAMINEGSGAGQSFHNSVDLARHAEEWGFNRFWLAEHHNMQGVASSATSVIIGHVAGATKTIRVGSGGVMLPNHAPLVIAEQFGTLEAMYPGRIDLGLGRAPGSDQATAYALRRTLHSSGDDFPEQLAELRGYFEYNPTARVRAVPGEGQDIPIWLLGSSGFSAQLAAQQGLPFSFASHFAPGYLMQALQLYHQQFRPSKDLAEPYVMLGVNVIAADTNEEAQRLATSYQQQFLNIRRGVTTKFKPPVDEPDTFFSEYEKVAIAELMNWPSTIVGDRETVQRKMDAFLQATKADELIISSGIYSHEDRLRSYEILGELLE; from the coding sequence GTGATCAGTACAACATCAAAGAAATATAAGGGCATTCCTTTATCCATTTTAGATCTTGCGATGATCAACGAAGGCAGCGGTGCCGGGCAGTCGTTCCATAATAGCGTCGATCTCGCGAGGCATGCCGAGGAGTGGGGGTTCAACCGCTTTTGGCTTGCGGAGCATCATAATATGCAAGGCGTCGCAAGTTCGGCGACGTCGGTCATCATCGGCCATGTGGCGGGCGCGACGAAGACGATCCGGGTCGGGTCAGGCGGCGTCATGCTGCCGAACCATGCGCCGCTTGTCATTGCCGAGCAGTTCGGTACATTGGAGGCGATGTATCCGGGAAGGATCGATCTGGGGCTCGGCCGGGCGCCGGGAAGCGACCAAGCGACGGCATATGCGCTGCGCCGGACGCTGCATAGCAGCGGGGACGATTTTCCGGAGCAATTGGCGGAGCTCCGCGGCTATTTCGAATACAATCCGACAGCCCGCGTCCGGGCGGTTCCGGGAGAAGGGCAAGACATTCCGATCTGGCTGCTCGGCTCCAGCGGATTCAGCGCGCAACTTGCCGCACAGCAAGGACTGCCGTTTTCCTTCGCAAGCCATTTTGCGCCGGGGTATTTGATGCAGGCGCTGCAGTTATACCATCAGCAGTTCCGGCCGTCCAAAGATCTGGCGGAACCGTATGTCATGCTTGGCGTGAACGTCATCGCGGCGGATACGAATGAGGAGGCGCAACGGCTCGCCACTTCCTATCAGCAACAATTCCTGAACATCCGCAGAGGCGTTACGACGAAATTCAAGCCGCCGGTGGATGAACCGGACACGTTCTTTTCCGAATATGAGAAGGTAGCGATAGCAGAATTGATGAATTGGCCATCCACCATCGTCGGCGATCGAGAAACGGTCCAGCGCAAAATGGACGCCTTCTTGCAAGCGACAAAGGCGGATGAATTGATCATCAGCTCGGGCATCTATTCCCATGAAGATCGACTGCGCTCATATGAAATCCTTGGGGAACTGCTAGAGTAG
- a CDS encoding SET domain-containing protein, which translates to MIEIKTSTISDGEFNRGVFATCDIKKGQILHEAPVISYPNEQHHHIEETVLADYAFEYGINHTAILLGYGMLFNHSYEPNATYEINFGNHTFDFYAFTDIKAGDEILINYNGDVDDKERLWFDR; encoded by the coding sequence TTGATCGAAATAAAAACATCTACAATTAGCGATGGCGAATTCAATAGAGGGGTATTTGCGACATGTGATATTAAAAAAGGACAGATTTTACATGAAGCGCCCGTCATCTCGTACCCGAACGAACAGCACCACCACATTGAGGAAACGGTACTTGCGGACTACGCTTTCGAATATGGCATCAACCATACCGCCATTCTGTTAGGGTATGGGATGTTGTTCAACCACTCCTATGAGCCGAACGCGACGTATGAAATCAATTTTGGCAATCACACCTTTGACTTCTACGCCTTCACCGATATCAAAGCAGGGGATGAAATCCTCATCAATTATAATGGCGATGTGGATGATAAAGAGAGACTGTGGTTCGATAGGTGA
- a CDS encoding DUF4362 domain-containing protein encodes MRKLVYLLLLFVTCLLSACSYDSEKAVENGDVINMNGPVYNFSRFEQFLKSVEANDAASVRIANYTLEGDPTLYDLAFDGSVFNLEIDRSKNKNRGNSPAKENRTCSELVSEEGQQVFNYTLEGCQHDSAVESFTILSVLKEHEHEHEH; translated from the coding sequence ATGCGAAAATTGGTGTATCTATTGCTGCTGTTCGTGACATGCCTGCTATCTGCCTGTTCATATGACAGCGAAAAAGCGGTGGAAAATGGAGATGTCATCAATATGAACGGACCTGTTTATAACTTCTCTCGGTTCGAACAATTTCTGAAAAGTGTAGAGGCGAATGACGCTGCCTCCGTCCGGATAGCCAATTACACGCTCGAAGGGGACCCGACATTGTATGACTTGGCTTTTGACGGGTCCGTATTCAATTTAGAAATCGATCGTTCGAAAAATAAAAATCGCGGAAACAGCCCTGCGAAGGAGAACAGGACTTGCTCGGAGCTTGTGTCGGAGGAAGGGCAACAAGTATTCAACTATACACTGGAAGGTTGTCAGCACGATTCCGCTGTTGAAAGCTTTACGATTTTAAGTGTCTTGAAGGAACACGAACACGAACACGAACACTAA